Proteins encoded within one genomic window of Alteribacter populi:
- the serC gene encoding 3-phosphoserine/phosphohydroxythreonine transaminase, with protein sequence MNNMHNFNPGPAALPDEVKRRAKEEGFNIDNGNLSIMEYSHRSKEYEAIHFGTQEKIKQILKVPDNFDILFLQGGASLQFAMIPMNFLTPGKKAGYVLSGSWSEKAYEEALRCGESYVYASSAEKQYRSIPNIYSWEPNENTAYFHLTSNNTIYGTQWYQYPQHHHDLPVCIDMSSDIFSRPIDWSKVDFIYAGAQKNAGPAGVTIVIVKKEWLESANDNIPKIMSYRTHQQKNSLYHTPPTFSVFIMGLMMDWIIDQGGVDKLHERNAQKANLIYSLMDQSDHFYLPHAEKHSRSMMNITFRLPSVELEQLFLTRAMDEGFLGLKGHRSVGGCRISLYNAVTTESTKILTEYMANFRQQHTC encoded by the coding sequence ATGAATAACATGCACAACTTTAACCCAGGACCTGCTGCATTACCCGATGAAGTTAAACGCCGCGCCAAAGAAGAAGGGTTTAACATAGACAACGGCAATCTCTCCATCATGGAGTATAGCCACCGTTCAAAGGAATATGAAGCAATTCACTTTGGCACACAAGAAAAGATAAAGCAAATTCTTAAAGTCCCTGACAACTTTGATATTCTTTTCCTCCAAGGTGGGGCAAGCTTGCAATTTGCCATGATTCCAATGAATTTTTTAACACCAGGTAAAAAAGCCGGCTATGTCCTATCTGGTTCTTGGTCAGAAAAGGCTTATGAAGAGGCTTTAAGATGCGGAGAAAGCTACGTTTATGCGAGTAGTGCAGAAAAACAGTACCGTTCGATCCCGAACATTTATTCTTGGGAACCCAATGAAAACACCGCTTATTTTCACCTGACTTCTAACAATACGATATACGGTACACAATGGTATCAATACCCTCAACATCATCATGATTTACCTGTTTGTATAGATATGTCAAGTGATATTTTCAGCCGACCAATTGACTGGTCGAAAGTCGATTTCATTTATGCTGGGGCACAAAAAAATGCAGGCCCTGCCGGGGTCACAATTGTCATTGTAAAAAAAGAATGGCTCGAATCTGCCAATGATAACATTCCGAAAATCATGAGCTACCGCACTCATCAGCAAAAAAATTCTCTCTACCACACTCCTCCAACATTTTCTGTCTTCATTATGGGGTTAATGATGGACTGGATCATCGATCAAGGTGGAGTTGATAAACTTCATGAACGGAATGCGCAAAAGGCTAATCTTATCTACAGCTTGATGGATCAGTCTGACCATTTTTATCTCCCTCATGCAGAAAAACACAGCCGTTCGATGATGAATATAACGTTTCGTCTTCCTTCTGTGGAATTAGAACAATTATTTTTAACACGCGCTATGGACGAAGGGTTTCTTGGCTTAAAAGGACATCGCTCCGTAGGCGGTTGTCGTATTTCCCTTTATAATGCTGTCACAACGGAATCAACGAAAATTTTGACTGAGTACATGGCTAACTTTCGCCAACAACATACATGTTAA
- a CDS encoding DUF3267 domain-containing protein: MNCWKTVSITQDIGRFRLWFLSGMMMLLYFLLYFLIIRTLFSGVPLVDYGAGFLFICLASVIPTHMFLHCLPIWMVGKKATLGVRTNRWPFLYFTAKQPLAKRLSILAICSPAIFITSGSIFTAIAFPHLLHYTALISAVNVGICMYDFLYFKHIKSAPKRSWIEEYDDGFHILCENPTLNKTEAS, translated from the coding sequence ATGAATTGCTGGAAAACTGTATCGATTACTCAAGACATCGGTCGCTTTCGGCTTTGGTTTTTATCAGGCATGATGATGCTTCTTTATTTTTTACTTTACTTTTTAATTATTCGAACGTTGTTTTCAGGAGTACCCTTAGTCGACTACGGAGCAGGGTTTCTCTTCATATGTTTGGCTTCCGTCATTCCAACACACATGTTTCTTCATTGCCTGCCTATATGGATGGTCGGAAAGAAGGCCACATTGGGAGTACGTACTAATCGTTGGCCGTTTTTATATTTCACAGCCAAACAGCCATTAGCCAAGCGTCTATCTATTTTGGCCATCTGCTCTCCGGCGATTTTCATTACAAGCGGCTCAATCTTTACAGCCATCGCATTCCCTCACTTACTGCATTACACAGCTTTGATATCAGCAGTAAATGTAGGAATTTGCATGTATGATTTCCTTTACTTTAAACACATTAAATCAGCGCCAAAAAGGTCCTGGATTGAAGAGTACGATGACGGATTTCACATCCTTTGTGAAAACCCTACTTTAAATAAAACAGAAGCCTCGTAA
- a CDS encoding HIT family protein: protein MSHHSVEDCIFCKIVHGEIPSAKVYEDEHVVAFFDISQVTKGHTLVIPKHHVENVYELQGETPKQLFSAVPKIANALKAEFEPIGLNIINNNGKEAGQSVFHLHLHLIPRYGKGDGFGAVWKEHGSEYSTEKLTEMANGVKKHIQLMP from the coding sequence TTGAGTCATCATAGTGTGGAAGATTGTATCTTTTGTAAAATTGTACACGGGGAAATACCATCAGCAAAAGTGTATGAAGATGAACACGTTGTAGCATTTTTTGATATTAGCCAAGTAACAAAAGGGCATACCCTTGTCATCCCGAAACATCACGTTGAAAATGTTTATGAGTTGCAAGGTGAAACGCCTAAGCAATTATTTTCAGCTGTTCCTAAGATAGCCAACGCTCTAAAAGCTGAATTTGAGCCTATTGGCTTAAACATTATAAACAACAACGGCAAAGAAGCAGGTCAGTCCGTTTTTCATCTTCACCTTCACCTCATCCCACGCTACGGGAAGGGTGATGGATTTGGGGCCGTCTGGAAAGAGCACGGCAGTGAATATAGTACTGAAAAACTGACTGAAATGGCAAACGGAGTGAAAAAACATATTCAATTAATGCCTTAA
- a CDS encoding HTH-type transcriptional regulator Hpr: protein MDTQVTQSIKQSIMFSHKVAQLSKALWKSIEKDWQTWIKPYNLNINEHHILLISYQLEGASISDIAKFGVMHVSTAFNFSKKLEERGLLTFSKRQNDKRNTYVFLTKEGEELLLETLKNYNPETYGVYSGSLPIKELYGKFPEFSEITSIVKHIYGPDFMSIFEKSLSKIESDFTEVDGKLSPVEKTESSARSS, encoded by the coding sequence ATGGATACACAAGTCACACAATCCATTAAACAGTCCATCATGTTCAGTCACAAAGTAGCACAACTAAGCAAAGCGCTTTGGAAATCAATTGAGAAAGACTGGCAGACATGGATTAAACCGTACAATTTGAACATCAACGAACATCATATCTTACTCATTTCGTACCAGCTAGAAGGAGCTTCGATTTCTGACATTGCTAAGTTTGGGGTCATGCATGTGTCTACTGCCTTTAACTTTTCCAAAAAATTGGAAGAAAGAGGCTTGCTTACGTTTTCAAAACGACAAAACGACAAACGAAATACTTATGTTTTCCTTACAAAGGAAGGCGAGGAATTGTTGTTAGAAACATTGAAAAACTACAACCCTGAGACTTATGGTGTTTACAGTGGATCCCTACCAATCAAAGAGTTATACGGAAAATTCCCTGAATTTTCCGAAATCACAAGTATTGTGAAACATATCTATGGTCCTGACTTCATGTCTATTTTTGAGAAATCTTTATCAAAAATAGAAAGTGATTTTACGGAAGTGGATGGCAAACTGTCACCTGTGGAAAAAACAGAATCAAGCGCCCGGTCATCGTAA